A single Rubrivivax gelatinosus IL144 DNA region contains:
- a CDS encoding EI24 domain-containing protein: MTRLLDAFWRAAAYCLHPRVILWSLLPLLIAGGAAGFAGWAFWEGAVDAVRATLEQWALVSAALRWLDAIGGQGLHALVAPLVVVALAVPALIVVTLLLVALLVTPAIVDLVAARRFPTLERRRGGRWWQGLAWSLSATIAAVVVLVLSLPLWLVPLVALVLPPLIWGWLTYRVYTFDVLAAHADADERRRIMAEQRWQLLAIGVICGYLGAAPTLLWAVSAATLILAPVLIVASVWLYTLVFAFASAWFAHFALDALERLRREASAVDLPVAEAPPPVTLDTLPPP; encoded by the coding sequence ATGACGCGGCTGCTCGACGCCTTCTGGCGCGCCGCGGCCTACTGCCTGCATCCGCGCGTCATCCTCTGGTCGCTTCTGCCGCTGCTGATCGCCGGCGGCGCGGCCGGTTTCGCCGGCTGGGCGTTCTGGGAGGGCGCGGTCGACGCGGTGCGGGCGACGCTGGAGCAGTGGGCGCTGGTGTCCGCTGCGCTGCGCTGGCTGGACGCGATCGGCGGCCAGGGGCTGCACGCGCTGGTCGCGCCGCTGGTCGTCGTCGCGCTGGCGGTGCCGGCGCTGATCGTCGTCACGCTGCTGCTGGTGGCGCTGCTGGTGACGCCTGCCATCGTCGACCTCGTCGCCGCGCGGCGTTTCCCGACGCTGGAGCGGCGCCGCGGCGGGCGCTGGTGGCAGGGGCTGGCCTGGTCGCTGTCGGCGACGATCGCCGCCGTCGTGGTGCTGGTGCTCAGCCTGCCGTTGTGGCTGGTGCCGCTGGTCGCGCTGGTGCTGCCGCCGCTGATCTGGGGCTGGCTGACCTACCGCGTCTACACCTTCGACGTGCTGGCCGCGCACGCCGACGCCGACGAGCGCCGCCGCATCATGGCCGAGCAGCGCTGGCAGTTGCTGGCCATCGGCGTCATCTGCGGCTACCTGGGCGCGGCGCCGACGCTGCTGTGGGCCGTCAGCGCCGCGACGCTGATCCTGGCGCCGGTGCTGATCGTCGCCTCGGTCTGGCTGTACACGCTGGTCTTCGCGTTTGCCTCGGCCTGGTTCGCGCACTTCGCGCTCGACGCGCTCGAGCGCCTGCGCCGCGAGGCCAGTGCCGTCGACCTGCCGGTGGCCGAAGCGCCGCCGCCCGTCACCCTCGACACGCTGCCACCGCCATGA
- a CDS encoding competence/damage-inducible protein A, with product MNIGTIIIGDEILSGKRRDQHLAKLIEMLAARGLTLSWARYVGDERARISETLAQAFASGDLVFSFGGIGATPDDHTRQAAADALGVPLALHPEARDLILSRIREMAAEQGEPYEPDRPDNARRLHMGVFPAGAAIIPNPYNKIPGFSVGHVHFVPGFPVMAWPMVESVLDGRYGHLHQDAAPRERSVLVFGSMESTLTPLMEEIETRFAPVKVFSLPSVDHPTHGRHIELGVKGRGELVDAAYAALRDGAAALGARLGDELVR from the coding sequence ATGAACATCGGCACCATCATCATCGGCGACGAGATCCTCTCCGGCAAACGCCGCGACCAGCACCTGGCCAAGCTGATCGAGATGCTGGCGGCGCGCGGCCTGACCCTGTCCTGGGCGCGTTACGTCGGCGACGAGCGCGCGCGCATCAGCGAGACGCTGGCCCAGGCTTTCGCCAGCGGCGACCTGGTGTTCTCCTTCGGCGGCATCGGCGCTACACCCGACGACCACACGCGCCAGGCCGCGGCCGACGCGCTGGGCGTGCCGCTGGCGCTGCACCCCGAGGCGCGCGACCTGATCCTCTCGCGCATCCGCGAGATGGCCGCCGAACAGGGCGAGCCCTACGAGCCCGACCGGCCGGACAACGCGCGCCGGCTGCACATGGGCGTGTTCCCGGCCGGTGCGGCGATCATTCCCAATCCGTACAACAAGATCCCCGGCTTCTCGGTCGGCCACGTGCACTTCGTGCCCGGTTTCCCGGTGATGGCCTGGCCGATGGTCGAGTCGGTGCTCGACGGCCGCTACGGCCATCTGCACCAGGATGCAGCGCCGCGCGAACGTTCCGTGCTCGTCTTCGGGTCGATGGAGTCGACGCTGACGCCTCTGATGGAGGAGATCGAGACCCGCTTCGCGCCGGTCAAGGTCTTCAGCCTGCCCAGCGTCGACCACCCGACGCACGGACGCCACATCGAGCTGGGCGTCAAGGGCCGCGGCGAGCTCGTCGACGCCGCCTACGCGGCGCTGCGCGACGGGGCCGCGGCACTCGGTGCACGGCTGGGCGACGAGTTGGTGCGTTGA